The region AATTATTAAGACCGTCGAATCAAATAAAAAGATGAGATAATACCTTGATAAAAATATTTGCAGATCCACTACTGTGACTGCTTGGATCACTGTTTGAGTACACTGCCCCAATGGGCTGTTGTTCACTGGAGCACAATTCAACACTTGCAGTGCACTTGAAGCTGCCAAATGGATATTATCAGAAAGCATGCACGAGTAGCCAAAGCTGATGATAAATGAAATGAAGAATAATATAGAACAGTTATGATGCCGTTGGTACAACTTCCAAACAATCCTCAAATTTGAAGTCTGAAATCATGAAATAAAGCCATGAAAGAATATATAAACTGTAGTAGGTAGACAAATTATCATCGGTCTAATTATGCATGCATGCGATGCTGGATTATGTAGAGATTGAAATTTGTACCGAAGCTTCCTATTCTAGTACCAACTATTCCTCACCCACAGACATGGAGATCGTTGGTGTGACCAAAGACGTCCCTCACGGTGTACGGCAGTTCCAGCCTCGCAGGCCACCTGCAGCTTCTTCGACCAACCAAATGCACTCCTTCTCTATCTTCCTCACCACACCACCACCTCCACACTCTGCATCTCACGATTCCTCCCGGCCACTTGAGCTTTCTCCACTTTCGACTTCCGAGCATCTTTGCCGCCGCCTCGGCTACTCCCAACGGCGAGCATCCCTCTGCCCCCTCAACTTCCACCACGGAGTCCCGCTGCCCTGCTCCGTTGACCCCGTCGTCCCTGGTCATCCACATGCCAACGACCTCCGCAATGGCTCAACAAGAGACCGGATTCGCACGCGGCACAGAGTCAGGGAGTCGCGTGGCAGGCCACGTAGTCAGCGGCGATGTGGCGTTCATCACACGGCTGTGGGCATGGCGTGTAGCAGTGGATGCGGGCCGGTGTGGGCAGTGGCGGAGGGGCCTCCATAATGCTAGGGTAGGGTTTTGGTTCGATTAAAGATGGGTTTGGTTTCTACACCCGAGGAGCGGGGGGAGGAGGAGATAAAGGAGCACTGatgacgccgaggaaaccttcccGGAACGACCGGTGCCGGTGGGGCGgccggcggcgctagggttaggaCCGACTGCGGGTGAGGTCCCCGAAAGAAGGCGAGAGGAATCGGGGACGAGCGAGACGTCGTTTTTTTACGATCCGCGAAAGAGGGATGGGCCAGACGTGTGAATCAATGGCCCCGTGGCTTTGGCTTGGGCCTTGCTGGGCTTGCGTATGCTGGCCACACGGAAGAAAAACGACTTAACGCGCGGGCGAGCGAAGGTTGGACGAAGATCGCGAGCGACGTAAGAGGGGAGACGGAACCTTACGGTTCTTTTAGATAGTAgagataagaatgtttttgacactatactaatgccaaaaacgttcttatattataggacggaaGAAGTATTTCTAATCACCTCACGATCTCGCTAACTACCACTGCGCCCTAAAGAATTTCTCGATCGTTAGGGCCTTGTCTCCCCCAGTTTGGTAGCCCATCCATGCCGAACCAA is a window of Triticum dicoccoides isolate Atlit2015 ecotype Zavitan chromosome 2B, WEW_v2.0, whole genome shotgun sequence DNA encoding:
- the LOC119368178 gene encoding uncharacterized protein LOC119368178, whose amino-acid sequence is MWMTRDDGVNGAGQRDSVVEVEGAEGCSPLGVAEAAAKMLGSRKWRKLKWPGGIVRCRVWRWWCGEEDREGVHLVGRRSCRWPARLELPYTVRDVFGHTNDLHVCGFKCTASVELCSSEQQPIGAVYSNSDPSSHSSGSANIFIKACRAWIEKAEI